Proteins from one Chitinophaga oryzae genomic window:
- a CDS encoding SRPBCC family protein, producing MKKRRCISLGFGLLLLLFIQTKAQTVNTTKMALPAQTLSITVLRPADDVYAFLSVPSNFGVWANGFGSNLEPAGTPDTWRFKMANGNSATARFTPSNPFRIADHYVYPGNGQEVYVPMRVVANGEGSEVLFTLFRQPDMTDDMLATDRATVLKDLARLKAVLEQRR from the coding sequence ATGAAAAAAAGAAGATGCATTAGCTTGGGCTTCGGCCTGCTGTTGCTGCTTTTTATACAGACAAAAGCGCAAACCGTAAACACGACAAAAATGGCATTACCCGCACAAACATTAAGCATCACGGTACTCCGTCCGGCAGATGACGTATATGCGTTCCTGTCAGTGCCCTCCAACTTCGGCGTCTGGGCGAATGGTTTCGGCTCCAACCTGGAACCGGCCGGCACACCGGATACCTGGCGTTTTAAAATGGCCAACGGCAACAGCGCCACGGCGCGCTTCACACCGTCCAATCCGTTCCGCATCGCCGATCACTACGTGTATCCCGGCAACGGGCAGGAAGTATATGTGCCCATGCGCGTAGTGGCCAATGGCGAAGGCAGCGAAGTGCTGTTCACCCTGTTCAGGCAGCCTGATATGACGGATGATATGCTGGCAACCGATAGGGCAACGGTCCTGAAAGACCTGGCCAGGCTGAAGGCTGTCCTCGAACAACGCCGGTAA
- a CDS encoding exo-beta-N-acetylmuramidase NamZ family protein — translation MQFVFRVFLLLLLAGALTADAASPKPVMTGAEQTSLYVPYLKGKKVGMVVNPTAVIGERLLVDSLLKSGVKVTRIFGPEHGFRGNASNGAHVADEVDAETGIPVISLYGARKMPPRQDMDAIDVMIYDIQDVGCRFYTNINTLRDIMEACVEAGKELVILDRPNPNDYVDGPVLDMKLKSGIGQFPIPITHGLTVGEFARMINGEGWLKNKRKCKLKIIPVKNYRHGMDYTLPVGPSPNLNTQQSVLLYPSLCLFEGTIISQGRGTYMPFTVLGAPALKGQYEFSFTPESIPGKSESPLHMGQACYGLDLRKFDTAPLRKAGKINLSWMIEMYKAYPEKERFFDQSYSKQMGSIDKLAGTTAFRQQIIAGKTEAEIRRSWEPGLGRYKKMRVRYLLYP, via the coding sequence ATGCAATTTGTATTCCGCGTATTTCTCTTATTGTTACTGGCTGGAGCGCTGACAGCTGATGCAGCATCTCCCAAACCTGTCATGACAGGCGCTGAGCAGACCAGCTTGTATGTGCCTTATCTGAAAGGCAAAAAGGTGGGCATGGTCGTGAATCCCACTGCGGTGATCGGTGAACGTTTGCTGGTCGACAGCCTGTTGAAATCAGGGGTGAAGGTCACCCGTATTTTCGGGCCGGAGCATGGTTTCCGGGGCAATGCCAGCAACGGCGCACATGTGGCCGATGAAGTAGACGCTGAGACAGGTATCCCGGTGATCTCCCTGTATGGCGCCCGCAAAATGCCGCCCAGGCAGGATATGGACGCCATCGATGTGATGATTTACGACATACAGGATGTGGGTTGCCGTTTTTATACCAATATCAATACCCTGCGCGATATCATGGAAGCCTGCGTGGAAGCGGGGAAGGAGCTGGTGATACTGGACCGCCCCAACCCCAACGATTATGTGGACGGGCCTGTCCTGGATATGAAGCTGAAATCCGGTATCGGACAGTTTCCGATACCCATCACGCATGGTTTGACTGTCGGTGAGTTTGCCCGCATGATCAACGGCGAGGGCTGGCTGAAAAACAAGCGGAAATGTAAACTGAAGATCATCCCTGTAAAAAATTACAGGCACGGTATGGACTATACGTTGCCTGTAGGACCTTCTCCCAATCTGAATACACAGCAGTCGGTTTTATTATACCCTTCCCTGTGTTTGTTTGAAGGAACGATTATCAGCCAGGGCAGGGGCACTTACATGCCTTTCACTGTACTGGGCGCCCCGGCGCTGAAAGGGCAGTATGAATTTTCCTTCACGCCGGAAAGTATTCCGGGTAAGTCCGAGTCCCCGCTGCATATGGGACAAGCCTGCTATGGGCTGGACCTGCGCAAATTTGACACCGCTCCGTTGCGCAAGGCCGGTAAGATCAACCTCAGTTGGATGATTGAGATGTACAAAGCTTATCCGGAGAAAGAGCGGTTCTTTGATCAGTCTTACAGCAAGCAAATGGGCAGTATTGACAAGCTGGCCGGTACTACGGCTTTCCGCCAGCAGATCATTGCCGGGAAAACAGAAGCGGAAATCCGCCGCAGCTGGGAGCCGGGGCTGGGCCGGTATAAGAAGATGCGTGTCCGTTATTTGCTGTATCCCTGA
- a CDS encoding FecR family protein: MSQEKEQSRYEALAEKWLKGTITPEEAQEYAAWYNAGQDAPVDIPASFAASEAEQEKRIWNKITARTGFPGHTATVAPSRRRRWWVAAAVTAAIVTAGYCWHHLQTKTLPARQLATHAPDAAPGSDKAVLTLSNGRQILLDSAGNGALAQQGGVRIVKNEDGSILYVDEHSGALTDTLYNIMSVPKGGQYKLILPDGSRVWLNAASSLKYPVAFSNRERSVELTGEGYFEVTASAASPFRVTVRNTQIAVLGTSFNIMGYADETGIQTTLLSGAVKVKQGTTEKMLTPGQQAVVNNENGRISVGETETALATAWKDGQFRFSGNNIPMVLRQIGRWYNIDIVYQGSIPQGHITGKVPRNMKLSGVIRILELSGIRCRQEAGRLLVFPSS, from the coding sequence ATGAGCCAGGAAAAGGAACAAAGCCGGTATGAAGCACTGGCGGAAAAATGGCTGAAAGGCACCATCACCCCGGAAGAAGCGCAGGAATATGCCGCGTGGTACAACGCCGGTCAGGATGCGCCGGTGGACATCCCTGCCTCTTTTGCTGCGAGCGAGGCTGAACAGGAAAAAAGGATATGGAATAAAATAACTGCCCGGACAGGCTTTCCGGGTCATACGGCAACGGTCGCCCCATCGCGCCGGCGCCGCTGGTGGGTTGCCGCCGCGGTAACAGCCGCCATTGTTACCGCCGGCTACTGCTGGCATCACCTGCAAACCAAAACGCTTCCGGCCCGGCAGCTGGCTACTCACGCACCTGACGCTGCGCCGGGGTCGGACAAAGCGGTGCTCACCCTCAGCAACGGCCGCCAAATCCTGCTCGACAGTGCAGGCAACGGCGCACTGGCACAACAGGGCGGCGTACGCATCGTCAAAAATGAAGACGGCTCCATCCTATACGTAGACGAGCATTCCGGCGCCCTTACAGACACCTTGTACAACATCATGTCCGTCCCCAAAGGCGGGCAATACAAACTTATCCTCCCGGATGGCTCACGGGTATGGCTAAACGCTGCCAGCTCGCTGAAATATCCGGTCGCTTTCAGCAACCGGGAAAGAAGCGTCGAACTGACCGGCGAAGGTTATTTTGAAGTGACCGCCAGCGCGGCCAGCCCTTTCCGCGTAACAGTACGCAACACGCAGATCGCAGTGCTGGGCACCAGCTTCAACATCATGGGCTATGCCGATGAAACCGGCATACAGACCACCCTCCTCAGTGGCGCCGTGAAAGTAAAACAGGGAACAACAGAAAAAATGCTCACGCCTGGCCAGCAGGCGGTAGTGAACAATGAAAACGGCCGCATTTCCGTCGGGGAAACGGAAACAGCCCTCGCCACCGCCTGGAAAGACGGCCAGTTCCGCTTCTCAGGCAATAATATCCCTATGGTACTGCGCCAGATCGGCCGCTGGTATAATATCGATATCGTCTACCAGGGAAGCATCCCCCAGGGACATATAACGGGCAAGGTACCACGAAACATGAAACTGTCAGGCGTAATCCGCATCCTGGAACTCAGCGGCATCCGCTGCAGACAGGAAGCGGGCAGGCTCCTCGTATTTCCCTCATCCTGA
- the pdxR gene encoding MocR-like pyridoxine biosynthesis transcription factor PdxR, with protein sequence MLRPWKTTLTLDFNNPHLSVYRQIADGIVAEIKKGRLKPGTPLPGTRVLAADLGVNRKTVVLAYEELTAEGWLETADKSGTFVSAELPDRKAQPAKKTAGFTFNDHERLSPIPQEVNANLIVFNDGWPDVRLAPLDELAKAYKRIFQQKARWRMLGYGHEQGDERLRIAVSGMLSFKRGMNTDPQQICITRGSQMALYLAAQTLLQPGDIVAIESPGYLPARQTFVNAGARMVHIPVDEKGLMTDVLEEVCRTTPLKAVYVTPHHQFPTAVSMKVERRLKLLELSNRYGFAIIEDDYDHEFHFSARSLLPLASHEGAGNVIYISSLSKLVAPAVRIGYVTGPPAFVAALAQLRRLIDRQGDPIMELAVAGLMEDGIINRHARRASNIYKERREKMDQLLHQHLGKQVIFRKPEGGLAFWVKFVKPTDTSQLAARLLKRGVSVMATELFCFDGNPLNALRLGYASLTPAELEEGVRILATVVK encoded by the coding sequence ATGCTCAGACCCTGGAAAACGACACTGACGCTTGATTTTAACAACCCGCACCTGTCGGTGTACCGGCAGATAGCGGACGGTATTGTGGCGGAGATAAAGAAAGGAAGACTGAAACCCGGCACGCCGCTGCCGGGAACGCGCGTACTGGCGGCAGATCTTGGCGTGAACCGGAAAACAGTTGTGCTGGCATATGAAGAACTGACGGCGGAAGGCTGGTTGGAAACAGCAGATAAAAGCGGCACGTTTGTTTCCGCGGAGCTGCCTGACAGGAAAGCGCAGCCGGCGAAGAAAACAGCCGGCTTCACCTTTAACGATCATGAGCGGTTGAGCCCTATACCCCAGGAGGTGAATGCCAACCTGATCGTGTTTAATGACGGTTGGCCGGATGTGCGGTTAGCGCCGCTGGACGAACTGGCTAAAGCGTATAAGCGTATTTTCCAGCAGAAAGCGCGCTGGCGTATGCTGGGTTACGGCCATGAACAGGGTGACGAAAGACTCAGGATCGCCGTATCGGGCATGTTGTCTTTTAAAAGAGGGATGAACACCGATCCGCAGCAGATCTGCATCACCCGCGGCAGCCAGATGGCCCTATACCTGGCAGCCCAAACGCTGCTGCAGCCCGGGGACATCGTCGCCATTGAATCGCCGGGCTATCTGCCGGCGAGGCAGACGTTTGTGAACGCAGGCGCCCGTATGGTGCATATCCCGGTGGACGAGAAAGGCCTGATGACAGATGTGCTGGAAGAGGTATGCCGCACCACGCCATTGAAAGCGGTGTATGTAACGCCGCATCACCAGTTTCCTACTGCCGTCAGCATGAAAGTGGAGCGACGGCTTAAATTGCTGGAGCTGTCCAACCGCTACGGCTTTGCCATCATTGAAGATGACTATGATCATGAATTCCATTTCAGCGCCAGGAGCCTGCTGCCGCTGGCAAGCCATGAAGGGGCCGGCAACGTGATTTACATCAGCTCCCTGAGCAAACTGGTAGCACCGGCGGTGCGGATCGGTTATGTAACGGGGCCGCCTGCTTTTGTGGCAGCGTTGGCGCAGCTAAGAAGGCTGATAGACCGCCAGGGCGATCCAATCATGGAACTGGCGGTAGCCGGACTGATGGAAGACGGCATTATCAACCGTCATGCCCGAAGGGCATCTAATATCTATAAAGAAAGACGGGAGAAGATGGACCAGTTGTTACACCAGCATCTCGGCAAACAGGTGATCTTCCGGAAACCGGAGGGCGGGCTGGCCTTTTGGGTGAAATTCGTGAAACCGACCGATACCAGTCAACTGGCGGCGCGCCTGTTGAAGAGAGGCGTTTCCGTGATGGCCACAGAACTGTTCTGTTTTGATGGCAATCCGCTGAACGCGCTCCGGCTGGGGTATGCCTCGCTGACGCCGGCAGAACTGGAAGAGGGAGTTCGTATACTCGCTACCGTAGTAAAGTAA
- a CDS encoding tetratricopeptide repeat protein encodes MRNFIGIIGWLCLSGTVRAQGIDRNRVMEYLQDQQYDEAIAYLRPKVNLHDAREMALLGYTYYQGGKIADAAGTYEKVLTLDSTLIPALQYLATIRSQQERYGEAVPLYQRIVQLKPASAAAWKQLSFAAFSAQMPDSGFVWLQQAYQLNPADARVAARTAEEWMERKTYPRADSITRAFLEKDSSAAAVLMTAAKTAYMVKNYRRTAGIGEQLQRLNVVSPNTFVYVIAANYTLKRYQACIGIYQYLLDRNAASENITFYTALARTALRQYRESNELLLRCIDFAKSSSLESYYSSMAINYENMQQFRPALASLDTSWYLSQKPLRQYSMGRIYETGLHNGHTAMKHYKRFLQLYKPGSSPEETEIHQYLQSRMKTQGYSK; translated from the coding sequence ATGCGAAACTTTATCGGGATCATCGGGTGGCTTTGTTTATCGGGGACTGTCCGGGCGCAGGGAATAGACAGGAACAGGGTGATGGAGTACCTGCAGGACCAGCAATATGACGAAGCCATTGCCTACCTCCGGCCGAAAGTCAACCTACACGACGCACGGGAAATGGCGCTGCTGGGCTATACCTATTACCAGGGCGGCAAAATAGCCGATGCGGCCGGCACCTATGAAAAAGTGCTGACGCTGGACAGTACCCTGATACCGGCGCTACAATACCTGGCAACGATCCGCTCGCAGCAGGAACGTTACGGAGAGGCAGTCCCCCTCTATCAGCGCATCGTACAGCTGAAACCCGCCAGCGCCGCAGCCTGGAAACAACTAAGTTTCGCCGCTTTCTCCGCACAGATGCCCGATTCCGGGTTCGTATGGCTGCAGCAGGCCTATCAGCTCAATCCCGCCGACGCCCGCGTAGCGGCACGTACCGCTGAAGAATGGATGGAACGGAAAACCTATCCCCGGGCAGATTCCATCACCCGCGCCTTCCTGGAAAAGGATTCCTCCGCAGCTGCTGTGCTGATGACCGCCGCCAAAACGGCGTACATGGTGAAGAACTATCGGCGTACCGCCGGCATCGGGGAACAACTGCAACGGCTCAACGTAGTGTCGCCGAATACATTCGTTTACGTTATAGCGGCCAACTATACCCTGAAGAGGTATCAGGCTTGTATCGGTATCTATCAGTATTTACTGGACCGCAACGCCGCATCAGAAAACATTACCTTCTACACGGCGCTGGCCCGTACCGCCCTCCGGCAATACAGGGAGAGCAACGAGCTGCTGCTGCGATGTATTGATTTCGCCAAATCATCCAGCCTGGAAAGCTACTACAGCAGCATGGCCATCAACTACGAGAACATGCAGCAATTCAGGCCGGCACTGGCCAGCCTGGACACATCATGGTATCTTTCGCAAAAACCGCTGCGGCAGTACAGTATGGGACGGATATACGAAACCGGGCTTCATAACGGCCATACAGCGATGAAACACTACAAACGCTTTCTGCAATTATACAAGCCCGGCTCTTCTCCCGAGGAGACGGAAATACATCAGTACCTGCAATCCAGGATGAAAACTCAGGGATACAGCAAATAA
- a CDS encoding helix-turn-helix domain-containing protein encodes MTSLPSLSEPFVYRVVADGCIDLFFHTDHPEDVYVMGFSTTYTEFPLDHPFNYIGIRFLPAAFPLLFGVNAATLTNRFEPLGAVAPGLAAGLTQQATGLHNLAALQPLLDRFFEKIATGHTADADHRLLQAVDLILRAGGNIRLEKELHSGVSPRQLRRLFDFYIGDSPKTFSKVVRFQQLLHTTPTADSLKAHKHFFDAGYYDQAHFIKEFKTMYGLPPTLALP; translated from the coding sequence CTGACTTCTCTCCCTTCGCTGTCGGAACCGTTTGTATACCGCGTGGTAGCCGATGGCTGTATAGACCTTTTTTTTCATACCGATCATCCGGAAGATGTGTACGTCATGGGGTTCTCCACCACTTACACCGAGTTCCCCCTCGACCATCCGTTTAACTACATCGGCATCCGCTTTCTGCCGGCAGCATTTCCGCTGTTGTTCGGCGTCAATGCCGCTACGCTTACCAATCGCTTTGAACCGCTCGGGGCCGTTGCGCCCGGGCTGGCGGCCGGTCTCACCCAACAGGCCACCGGCCTGCATAACCTGGCAGCACTGCAACCGCTGCTGGACCGTTTTTTTGAAAAAATAGCAACAGGCCATACTGCTGATGCCGATCATCGCCTGTTGCAGGCGGTAGACCTGATCCTGCGCGCCGGCGGTAATATCCGGCTGGAAAAAGAGCTCCATAGCGGTGTCAGCCCGCGGCAACTCAGACGGCTGTTCGATTTTTACATCGGCGATTCTCCCAAGACCTTCAGCAAAGTGGTACGCTTTCAGCAACTGCTGCACACCACGCCCACTGCTGATAGCCTGAAGGCCCATAAACACTTTTTCGATGCCGGTTACTATGACCAGGCGCATTTTATCAAAGAGTTCAAAACCATGTACGGCCTGCCTCCCACCCTGGCGTTGCCCTGA
- a CDS encoding RNA polymerase sigma factor, which yields MQELADIQLLHLLRTGDENAFTTIYKRYWKLLFSVAANKLDNLEEAEELVQDVFSDIWDRRETLTLTGPLPAYLAVAMKYRVINLQAKKKRARAYSSYALENMSPEDHSTEQWLRFEDLKDLLSGLVAALPERCRLTYRLSREMGLSHKEIAQQMNISEKAVEHNLARAVKTLKTGLKHLSALLLSTLP from the coding sequence ATGCAGGAACTGGCTGACATACAACTGTTACACTTACTCCGTACAGGAGACGAAAATGCTTTCACGACGATCTACAAGCGTTACTGGAAACTGCTCTTTTCCGTGGCAGCCAATAAGCTGGATAACCTGGAGGAAGCGGAAGAACTGGTACAGGATGTTTTTTCGGACATATGGGACCGCCGCGAAACCCTCACGCTGACAGGACCGCTGCCTGCCTACCTGGCCGTAGCCATGAAGTACCGCGTCATCAACCTGCAGGCAAAGAAAAAAAGAGCCAGGGCTTACTCTTCCTATGCCCTGGAAAATATGTCGCCCGAAGATCATTCCACCGAACAATGGCTGCGTTTTGAAGACCTGAAAGACCTGCTCTCTGGCCTGGTAGCAGCTCTTCCCGAACGTTGCCGGCTTACCTACCGGTTGAGCCGCGAAATGGGCCTTTCCCATAAGGAAATCGCGCAACAAATGAACATCTCCGAAAAGGCCGTGGAACACAATCTCGCGCGGGCGGTCAAAACACTGAAGACCGGACTTAAACATCTCTCCGCGCTGCTGCTCTCCACGCTCCCCTGA
- a CDS encoding VOC family protein has protein sequence MKMNAGIITEKIKESKDFYTRVLGFGVTFENDFYLLLHTPGHTAEISFLLPEHASQQPLFRPAFGGKGVYLTIEVEDVKTIYADLRAKGVPIQISLREEPWGDHHFAIMDPNGVGIDIVQYAAPEN, from the coding sequence ATGAAAATGAATGCCGGTATCATCACAGAGAAAATAAAGGAGAGCAAAGACTTTTATACCAGAGTGCTAGGCTTTGGGGTAACTTTCGAAAATGATTTTTACCTGCTGCTGCATACGCCAGGCCACACCGCAGAAATCAGCTTCCTGCTGCCGGAACATGCCAGCCAGCAACCGCTGTTCCGGCCTGCATTTGGCGGCAAGGGCGTTTATCTCACCATAGAAGTGGAAGACGTAAAAACCATCTATGCCGACCTGCGGGCCAAAGGTGTTCCTATTCAGATAAGTTTAAGGGAAGAACCGTGGGGAGATCATCATTTTGCGATCATGGACCCCAACGGCGTAGGCATCGACATCGTACAATACGCAGCGCCGGAAAACTGA
- a CDS encoding glycosyltransferase family 2 protein — protein MSGTPAISIIIATYNTAEDIGGCLDAIAAQSFNDLEVVIVDGGSTDQTMELVRSYAAHIPLKWCSEKDNGIYDALNKGVKMASGRWLYFLGADDRLLPGFSELAAKLQDERALYYGITKEYHSDGRAPVGLLTGKFSKYRMAKGAINHQAILYPAAVFQYYAYNLRYRVYSDYELNIRLWGDARFKKLFFPIPVVSYNMTGFSANNPDTVFLAEKPAIIRESLGWLVYVRFMLKEWKRRRKQS, from the coding sequence ATGAGCGGAACGCCAGCGATTAGTATCATTATTGCCACTTATAACACTGCAGAAGACATTGGCGGTTGCCTTGATGCCATCGCCGCACAATCGTTTAACGATCTCGAAGTGGTGATTGTGGACGGGGGGAGCACCGACCAGACCATGGAGCTTGTCAGATCTTATGCAGCGCACATTCCCCTGAAATGGTGCAGTGAAAAAGACAACGGTATTTATGATGCACTGAATAAAGGCGTGAAAATGGCCTCCGGCCGCTGGTTGTACTTTCTGGGTGCAGACGATCGTTTATTGCCGGGTTTCAGTGAACTGGCCGCTAAATTACAGGATGAACGTGCGTTGTATTACGGTATCACCAAAGAATATCACAGCGATGGCCGGGCGCCGGTAGGCCTGCTCACCGGGAAGTTCTCCAAATACAGGATGGCCAAAGGCGCTATCAACCATCAGGCGATCCTTTACCCGGCGGCGGTGTTTCAGTACTATGCCTATAACCTGCGTTACCGTGTGTATTCGGACTATGAGCTGAATATCAGGCTATGGGGCGATGCCCGTTTTAAAAAGCTGTTCTTTCCGATCCCCGTTGTGAGTTATAACATGACAGGGTTTTCTGCCAACAATCCTGATACGGTGTTCCTGGCGGAAAAGCCGGCCATTATCCGGGAAAGTCTCGGCTGGCTGGTATATGTGCGTTTTATGCTGAAAGAATGGAAACGCCGGCGTAAACAGTCCTGA
- a CDS encoding GNAT family N-acetyltransferase produces the protein MTTISSLSGLTAMDILQMGHNGYTSSQAWVPVQEQDGAEMRFTFRLETLPSPKQKTWHTSETELAELNEVMQQGHSYAAYDNGRLTGFIIAEKRDWNNTLYVAQLTVAASERRKGIGVQLMNTLIAHARPLKVRLLELETQNTNVPAVTFYRKQGFRLSGVHLKLYDPVWCPGEVAFYMTFEL, from the coding sequence ATGACAACGATTTCATCCCTCAGCGGTCTAACGGCCATGGATATATTACAAATGGGCCACAACGGCTACACATCTTCACAGGCGTGGGTACCCGTGCAAGAGCAGGACGGAGCGGAGATGCGTTTTACTTTTCGACTGGAAACGTTGCCATCTCCCAAACAAAAGACCTGGCACACGAGTGAAACGGAGCTGGCTGAACTGAATGAGGTGATGCAACAGGGCCATTCTTATGCGGCCTACGACAACGGGAGGTTAACGGGGTTTATCATCGCGGAAAAAAGGGATTGGAACAACACCTTGTATGTGGCACAGTTAACGGTAGCAGCTTCCGAAAGAAGGAAGGGTATCGGCGTGCAGTTGATGAACACGCTTATAGCACATGCACGGCCGTTGAAAGTACGGTTACTGGAGCTGGAGACGCAGAACACCAACGTGCCGGCGGTGACCTTCTACCGGAAGCAGGGATTCCGGCTGTCGGGCGTTCACCTGAAATTGTATGATCCGGTATGGTGTCCCGGCGAAGTAGCTTTTTATATGACCTTTGAATTATAA